Below is a window of Mycolicibacterium rhodesiae NBB3 DNA.
CATTCCTGCGTGGTCCCCGCACGTGGGTGCTGAAGTCACCGCAGCACTGCGAACAGCTCGGACCGTTGATGGCGACGTTCCCGGACGCGACTGTGGCCTTCACCCACCGCGATCCGGTCGCGGTGATCCAGTCAACTATCACGATGATGGCGTACTCCGACCGGCTGCGCCGTCGAACCATCGAACCGCAGTGGTTGCTGGACTACTGGGCCGACCGCGTCGAACGGCTGCTGCGCGGGTGCGTGCGGGACCGGGCGCTGGTGCCCGCGGATCGCAGCGTCGACATCGGCTTTCACCACCTCAACGGTCACGAACTCGACCTACTCGATGACCTCTACGCGCGCGCCGGTGTCGAGCTGACCTCAAAGGTCCGCAGGGCATTCCAGGGGTATCTCGACGGTAATCCCCGCGGTAAGCACGGCTCGGTCCGCTATGAGTTGCAAAGGCACTTCGGGGTGTCGCCCGACGAACTACGCTCGCAATTCGCCTTCTATTTCGAACGATTCGACGTCCGACCCGAAGGACACTAGTTGAGCGAAGAACCGATCTACCGGAGTCGTCCCGGCGCCGATGCGCTGGCCCCGGCGGCGGCCGAGCGCGCCGAGGAGGTCGCGCCTGGCATCTGGTGCTCGCCGGGGCTGTCGAACAGCTACCTGCTGACCACCGACGACGGTCGCGTCATCATCAATACCGGGATGGGCTTCGAAAGCCAGGTGCACCGAGCCAATTTCGACGCCGTCGACTCCTCCCCCATCCGCTGCATCATCGTCACCCAGGGCCACTACGACCACGTCGGCGGTCTCGAGACGATGCGCGATCCCCAAACTCAGGTGGTGGCGCAGGCTAATTGGCGCCACTGGCGCGACGACAACGAACGTCTGCTGGCGTACCGCGCGAACAACAGCGCATTCGCGTTCTCCGACAAGCTCGCCAACGGCATCGCGGCGATCCAGCAGCGGTTCGGGAAGCGGCTACCTGCGCAGGCCGCACATTCCGCCGACATCGAGGTAGATGACTCACTGGTGTTGACCGTCGGAGGCCGCGCCATCGAACTCTTGGCAACACCGGGTGGCGAGACCACCGATTCGATGGTCGTCTGGCTGCCCGAACAGCAAGTCTGTCTGTGCGGCAACACCTTCGGTCCCGTCTTCGGGCACATCCCGAACTTCGTCACGATGCGCGGCGACCGGTACCGCGACCCACTGACGACCATCGCCTCGATCGAGCGAGTGCGTGACCTGCAACCAGAAGTTCTGATCACCGGGCACTTCGACCCGATTCGCGGCGCCGATCGCATCCACGCCGAGTTGACCCGGCTACGCGACGCGATCGCCTATCTGCACGACCGGACCGTGGACGGCATGAACGCGGGCCGCGACGTTCACACTTTGATGCGAGAGATCACCCTGCCCGCCGAGCTCGAAGTCGGGCAGGGCTACGGGAAGGTGTCATGGGATGTGCGGGCGGTCTGGGAGAACTACTCCGGATGGTTCCATCACCGTTCCACCACAGAGCTTTACGACATCGGACCCGACGAGCTCAACGCTGACTTCGTCGAACTCGCGGGGGTCGATCGCGTCGTCGAGCGGGCCGAGGAACACCTTGCGGCGGGACGTCCTGTGAAGGCAATCCATCTCGCAGAAGCAGTCGTCCGTGCCGAGCCGACGCACACACGCGGACGTCACGTACTCAAAACCGCCCACGAGAAGCTGCTGGAAGCCAGTGAGAACTTCTGGGAATCCGCCTGGCTCACCAAGAAGATCGAGGAGTTCTCATGACCGCGCGCGCCACCTTCGACTTCACCGGGACCCACGCGCTGATCACCGGCGGCACCAGCGGAATCGGCCACGCCACCGCGACCCTGTTCCGCGATGCGGGCGCCGCGGTGACCGTCACCGGCACCAAGGCCTCGTCAGGTGACTACGACACCGATCTCACCGGGATGACCTACCGGCAACTCATCCTGGCCGATGCTGCCTCGATCGACGAGTTGGTCTTGGCGACAGGCACACTCGATGTCCTGGTGAACAACGCGGGTGCCAACTTTCCCGGCGGGCTCAACGAGGCCGAACCCGACGGGTTCGAGGCGTCGGTGACGCTCAACCTCACGGCGCCTTACCGCCTGACCGTTGGACTGCGCAAGGCTCTCGCCGCGTCGGGAGGTGCCAGCGTCGTGTTCCTGTCGTCGCTTTCCGCGCTGCGGGCGGTGACCATGGTGCCCGGCTACGGTGCCGCCAAGGCCGGCATCGCGAGCCTGACCCACAACCTCGCGGTCAAATGGGCGCCGCGCGGTATCCGGGTCAACGCGGTGGTACCCGGTGTCGTCGATACGCCGATGACCGAGCTGGCCCAGACGGTGCCGGAGATCATCGACGCCGAACTCGCCCGGATCCCGCTGGGCCGCTTGGGCACACCAGCCGAGATCGCTGCAACCATCGCCTTCCTCTGCACAGAGCAGAGTTCCTACACCAGTGGGGCGCTGTTCGTCGTCGACGGCGCGTCCACGAGCCAGTGAACGAGGGATGTTCGTGACATGACGATGGCGATCCTGCGTTTCAATTTCGCCGCGCCGGAGGATGATCCGGCCGCACGGCGCGACCGGATCAAGGCGGCGATCGAGCTGAGCGCCTGGTCGGAGACGCGTGGTGTGAACGCCGTCAGCTTCGACGAACACCATGCGAGCGGGCACGGCTGGAGCTGCAATCCCATCATGACCGCGGCCACTGTGCTCGCCCGTACCGAGCGCGTCGTCGCCAGCGTCGACTGTGCGCTCGGTCCGCTGTGGCATCCCGTGCGACTCGCCGAGGACATCGCCCTGGCCGACACGATCGGCGGCGGACGGCTGATCGTCACGCTCGGGATGGGGTATCGACCTGCCGAATACGAGTTGTTCGGAACGCCTTTCGCCGAACGTGGTCGTCTGATGGACGATCTGCTCGAAAAGCTGATGGCGCTGTGGTCGTCACCGTCGTTCACGCCCGGCCCGCTGACGCGTCCACACCCCACGGTGTTCGTCGGCGGCAGTGTCCGCGCCACCGCGAGGCGCGCCGCCAGGCACGGTCTGCCGCTCAACCTGCCCAGCCATCTCCCGGAGCTCGCCGACTACTACCGCGAACTGTGCGCCGAGGCTGGACATGCTCCGATCGTCGTCATGCAGCCACCCCGCAGTCGCGGCATGGTCTTCCTGCACGAGGATCCCGATCGGGCGTGGGCCGAACTCGGCGAGCACTACCTGTGGGAAGCGCGTGTCTACTCAGGATGGGGCGGCGGCGACGTGCACTCGTTCATGCACGGCACGGAGAAGATCGAGACTCTCGACGACGTCAGGGCCGCAGGCAGGTATCGCTTCGTGTCGCCTGAGGAGCTCATCGCCGACGTGACGGAGAATCCGGACGACCATATGGTGCTGCACCCACTCGTCGGCGCGATGCCGATCGACGAGGCATGGAAGTCGGTCCAACTGCTGACGGACAAGGTGCTGCCCGCACTGAGGGGGCGGTAGCGGGCACAATCGCAGTCAGCATGTCCGAGATCGACGACTCCCCGCCCACGTCCCGGCGGCGCCACATCGTGCGCCTCGCGGCCGTCTTGGTGTTCCTGCTGGGCATGTTCTACCTCGTCGCGGTCGCCAGGGTCATCGACGTCGACGCGGTTCGCGGCGCCGTCGCCGCGACCGGTCCCGCTGCACCTGTTGCCTATGTCGTGGTGTCCGCCCTGCTCGGAGCGGTATTCGTGCCGGGGCCGATCCTGGCGGCGGGAAGCGGCGTGCTGTTCGGACCGGTGCTGGGATTGTTCGTGACGCTCGGCGCGACGGTCGGAACAGCCGTCGTCGCCAGCCTGATCGGCCGTCGCGCCGGACGCAACAGTGCACGCGAGCTGCTTGGGACCGAGCGAGCCGACCGGCTGGATGCTCTCATCCAGCGGCGGGGTCTGTGGGCGGTGGTCGGGCAGCGCTTCATTCCGGGAGTGTCCGATGCGCTTGCCTCATATGCGTTCGGCGCATTCGGAGTTCCGTTGTGGCAGATGGCTGTTGGCGCATTCATCGGATCGGTGCCGCGGGCGTTCGTCTATACCGCACTGGGCGCGTCGATCGGGGATCTGAACTCGCCGCTGGCCTACGTGGCGGTCGCGATCTGGTGCGTCACGGCCGTCATCGGCGCGTTCGCCACCCATCACGGCTATCGGAAGTGGCGCGCACGGTCCACGTCCCATTGACTGTGACTGCAGTCACACTAGAGTCGGAGTCATGACCAGGAACCACTCTCATTCGCTCGCGCCCGGCGGCCTCAACTGGGACAGCCTGCCGTTGAAGCTGTTCGCCGGCGGCAACGCCAAGTTCTGGGATCCGGCCGACATCGACTTCTCCCGCGACCGCGCCGACTGGGAGGCGATGTCGGAACTCGAACGCGACTGGGCCACCCGACTGTGCGCGCAGTTCATCGCCGGTGAGGAGGCGGTCACCCAGGACATCCAGCCGTTCATGGCGGCCATGCGTGCCGAGGGCCGCCTGGGCGATGAGATGTACCTGACGCAGTTCGCGTTCGAAGAGGCCAAGCACACGCAGGTGTTCCGCATGTGGCTCGACGCGGTCGGGCTGACCGGCGACCTGCAGCCCTATTTGGACGGCCTGCCGTCGTATCGGCAGATGTTCTACGAAGAGCTGCCGAAATCACTCAGCACGCTGGCGTCCGACCCCTCTCCCGCCGCTCAGGTCAGGGCCTCGGCGACGTACAACCACATCATCGAAGGAATGATGGCGCTGACGGGATACTATGCGTGGCACCGTATTTGCGTTGACAACAACATCCTTCCCGGCATGCAGGAGCTGGTGCGGCGCATAGGCGATGACGAGCGTCGCCACATGGCGTGGGGCACGTTCACGTGTCGGCGACATGTCGCTGCCGACGACGCCAACTGGACGGTCTTCGAGAACCAGATGGCCGAGCTCATTCCTCTGGCGCTGCGCAATACCGACGATGCGTTCGCGCTCTATGACGAGATCCCGTTCAACTTCACCATGGACGAGTTCACGGCGTACGCCTCCGACAAGGGGATGCGCCGACTCGGAACGATCAGCAGCGCGCGGGGCCGAGACCTCGCCGAGATCGATGTCGACTATTCGCCGGTGCAGTTGGAGGACACGTTCGCCGACGAGGACAGGAAGAGTTTGGCGGCCTCCGCCTGATACCACCGGACTGACACACTTTCGTGGTGAAGGTCGGAGTCCAGATACATCCGCAGAACACCACGATGGCGGCTCTACGGGCCGGGTGGCAGGGCGTCGACGCGCTCGGCGTCGACAGTCAGTGGACGTGGGATCACTTCTTCCCCCCGCTGTACGGCGCGGCCGACGAAGCGCACTTCGAGGGCTGGCAGATCCTGTCCGCGATGGCGGTGACGACGTCCAACGTCCCGCAGATCGGGATGCTGGTGACAGGAGGCTGCTATCGCAATCCGGACCTGCTCGCCGACATGGCGCGAACCGTGGATCATCTCTCAGGTGGCCGCGCCGTGCTCGGCATCGGCTCGGGCTGGATGGAGAAGGACGAACTCGAATACGGCTATCCGGTCCGTACCCCAGGGCAGCGCCTGGACGCCCTCGCCGAGGCGTTGCCGCGCATTCGTCGGCGGCTCGGGCTGCTGCAACCAGGGCCGCTCGGACGACTGCCGATCCTGATCGGAGGCCAAGGTGAGCGCAGAACCTTGCGGCTGGTCGCGGAATACGCCGACATGTGGAACGGGTACGGAGACGCCTCGACCATCCGCGCCAAGAACGCCGTGATCGACCGGTGGTGCGCCGAGATCGGGCGCGATCCGGCGGAGATCGAGCGCACGATCTGGATCGAACGGGCGGATCCGCAGCTCATTCGGTCGCTGGTCGACGCGGGTGCTGACCACCTGATACTCGGCCTGCGGGCACCATACGATCTGCGCGAGGTCGAACGTTTGGTGGCGGCCCGCTAGCCGGTTCGCGGCGATGCTTGGCAGTTCGCCGTCAACCCACAGTGAATTGTTGCCAACCTCTGAGCGACAAAGTCGCTCATCTACTACGGCGCGGCGGAAGTTGCGCGACAAAGTCGCTCAGAGCTTGGCACTACGACTACTCGGCCCGCGGCGATTGTGGTGTTGGCGCGAGGACTGCATCCAGGGTTGTGATCGCGCGGAGTGCCAGGACCGCGTGCGCAGTCTTGCGCTCAGGGACTAGGTTCGCTAGTCGGTTCGCGGCGCGAACACCGGCATGTAGACGCTCTCGTCGACGACGTCCTGCCGTTCGAAACGCACCTCGACGGGCAGGCCGATGCGAACCGAATCCGGTTCGCAGTCAACGATATTGGATGCGATCCGCAGGTCAGCCTGCTCCTCCAGTTCGACGATCGCGATCACGTACGGCACAGGTAC
It encodes the following:
- a CDS encoding R2-like ligand-binding oxidase; translation: MTRNHSHSLAPGGLNWDSLPLKLFAGGNAKFWDPADIDFSRDRADWEAMSELERDWATRLCAQFIAGEEAVTQDIQPFMAAMRAEGRLGDEMYLTQFAFEEAKHTQVFRMWLDAVGLTGDLQPYLDGLPSYRQMFYEELPKSLSTLASDPSPAAQVRASATYNHIIEGMMALTGYYAWHRICVDNNILPGMQELVRRIGDDERRHMAWGTFTCRRHVAADDANWTVFENQMAELIPLALRNTDDAFALYDEIPFNFTMDEFTAYASDKGMRRLGTISSARGRDLAEIDVDYSPVQLEDTFADEDRKSLAASA
- a CDS encoding LLM class F420-dependent oxidoreductase, yielding MVKVGVQIHPQNTTMAALRAGWQGVDALGVDSQWTWDHFFPPLYGAADEAHFEGWQILSAMAVTTSNVPQIGMLVTGGCYRNPDLLADMARTVDHLSGGRAVLGIGSGWMEKDELEYGYPVRTPGQRLDALAEALPRIRRRLGLLQPGPLGRLPILIGGQGERRTLRLVAEYADMWNGYGDASTIRAKNAVIDRWCAEIGRDPAEIERTIWIERADPQLIRSLVDAGADHLILGLRAPYDLREVERLVAAR
- a CDS encoding SDR family NAD(P)-dependent oxidoreductase, with protein sequence MTARATFDFTGTHALITGGTSGIGHATATLFRDAGAAVTVTGTKASSGDYDTDLTGMTYRQLILADAASIDELVLATGTLDVLVNNAGANFPGGLNEAEPDGFEASVTLNLTAPYRLTVGLRKALAASGGASVVFLSSLSALRAVTMVPGYGAAKAGIASLTHNLAVKWAPRGIRVNAVVPGVVDTPMTELAQTVPEIIDAELARIPLGRLGTPAEIAATIAFLCTEQSSYTSGALFVVDGASTSQ
- a CDS encoding LLM class flavin-dependent oxidoreductase: MTMAILRFNFAAPEDDPAARRDRIKAAIELSAWSETRGVNAVSFDEHHASGHGWSCNPIMTAATVLARTERVVASVDCALGPLWHPVRLAEDIALADTIGGGRLIVTLGMGYRPAEYELFGTPFAERGRLMDDLLEKLMALWSSPSFTPGPLTRPHPTVFVGGSVRATARRAARHGLPLNLPSHLPELADYYRELCAEAGHAPIVVMQPPRSRGMVFLHEDPDRAWAELGEHYLWEARVYSGWGGGDVHSFMHGTEKIETLDDVRAAGRYRFVSPEELIADVTENPDDHMVLHPLVGAMPIDEAWKSVQLLTDKVLPALRGR
- a CDS encoding TVP38/TMEM64 family protein — encoded protein: MSEIDDSPPTSRRRHIVRLAAVLVFLLGMFYLVAVARVIDVDAVRGAVAATGPAAPVAYVVVSALLGAVFVPGPILAAGSGVLFGPVLGLFVTLGATVGTAVVASLIGRRAGRNSARELLGTERADRLDALIQRRGLWAVVGQRFIPGVSDALASYAFGAFGVPLWQMAVGAFIGSVPRAFVYTALGASIGDLNSPLAYVAVAIWCVTAVIGAFATHHGYRKWRARSTSH
- a CDS encoding alkyl sulfatase dimerization domain-containing protein, yielding MSEEPIYRSRPGADALAPAAAERAEEVAPGIWCSPGLSNSYLLTTDDGRVIINTGMGFESQVHRANFDAVDSSPIRCIIVTQGHYDHVGGLETMRDPQTQVVAQANWRHWRDDNERLLAYRANNSAFAFSDKLANGIAAIQQRFGKRLPAQAAHSADIEVDDSLVLTVGGRAIELLATPGGETTDSMVVWLPEQQVCLCGNTFGPVFGHIPNFVTMRGDRYRDPLTTIASIERVRDLQPEVLITGHFDPIRGADRIHAELTRLRDAIAYLHDRTVDGMNAGRDVHTLMREITLPAELEVGQGYGKVSWDVRAVWENYSGWFHHRSTTELYDIGPDELNADFVELAGVDRVVERAEEHLAAGRPVKAIHLAEAVVRAEPTHTRGRHVLKTAHEKLLEASENFWESAWLTKKIEEFS